The proteins below are encoded in one region of Halichoerus grypus chromosome X, mHalGry1.hap1.1, whole genome shotgun sequence:
- the TSC22D3 gene encoding TSC22 domain family protein 3 isoform X1: MKEREKSGGEAPRDGRANGDASPGREKGQGSGKPPGELAFPEARAEIASDGVQGREESARGGKRGRSVRRRGQKPSLCFPDTLESPQASPAGAHLPADPDLEGQAAPEPEKMAQPKTDCRSPVGLDCCNCCLDLAHRSGLQRDSSGEDNNPGSPTVSNFRQLQEKLIFENLNTDKLNSIMRQDSLEPVLRDPCYLINEGICNRNIDQTMLSILLFFHSLPSSTSSLQLPSAAQGSQLHLPELS, encoded by the exons atgaaagaaagggaaaagagtgGAGGAGAAGCGCCCAGAGACGGAAGGGCAAACGGAGACGCgagcccagggagggagaaggggcaagGCAGCGGGAAGCCGCCCGGGGAGCTGGCATTCCCGGAAGCCCGGGCAGAGATCGCCTCAGATGGGGttcagggaagagaggagagcgCGCGTGGGGGAAAGAGGGGAAGATCAGTGAGAAGAAGGGGGCAGAAGCCGAG CTTGTGTTTTCCAGACACCCTGGAGTCCCCTCAGGCTAGCCCGGCGGGCGCGCACCTGCCAGCCGACCCTGACCTCGAGGGCCAAGCGGCCCCCGAGCCTGAGAAGATGGCCCAGCCCAAGACCGACTGCCGCTCACCTGTCGGTCTCGACTGCTGCAACTGCTGCCTGGACCTGGCCCACCGGAGCGGGCTCCAGCGCGACAGCAGCGGAGAGGACAACAACCCGGGCAGCCCCACCGTGAGCAACTTTCGGCAGCTGCAGGAGAAGCTAATCTTCGAGAACCTCAACACCGACAAGCTCAACAGCATAATGCGGCAGGATTCGCTAGAGCCCGTGCTGCGGGACCCCTGCTACCTGATCAATGAGGGCATCTGCAACCGCAACATCGACCAGACCATGCTCTCCATCCTGCTCTTCTTCCACAG tcTCCCTTCTAGCACAAGCTCCCTCCAACTACCCTCAGCTGCTCAGGGCTCTCAACTCCATCTTCCAGAACTTTCCTGA